The genomic segment gttggcgctttataaataaatgttaataataataatattgcaaagttgcttgaaatgttgttgtttttgggtggagttctgaATCCTTCATGAAGGGATTAGGGTTCGGCCGAAGCCAAAAATAATGCATTCCACAATGACGGGGTTGCCGTTTCGTAGCCGATGCTGATCTAGGAAGTCACATGAAAATCATGAGGCCCAGATTCACTAAATAACATTATTTTCTTCAAAAATTAGGAATTAGTTCCCATCTAAATATTAAGGCTCATTCACTAATAACGGATGCAAATATTGTGCTTATTGGCGCCATTCCGGATAGTTGGGGGAATAACAATATGCCAATTTGTGCATTATGGGTAGAAGCTATACACTTAAGGTTCTGACATGGCATCaagcaggactacaactcccaggagcCAATGTGTGGCCTCTGaggaggaagtgatgtcactccacCTCCTCTTGGCATCATTCCAACTGCTGGCCCATACAGGtgatgggaatatatatatatatatatatatataaagacttgTAGGTGAGCCTCTGCTAGTTTTCCATATGGTCAGGCCCTATGGTCGTCCCTgtactctgattggctaccatGTGGCCTATCCCAGTAATCCCAGGAGTTGATACAGGATCAAACACACATAAAATATTGCTTTCAATTCATCTTTAATTCCACTTTTTTACATACTTTACACATTTGGCGCGTTCCTTATAAATAAACTATTACGCGATTGGCCGACATTTTGcgactcccagcagcccctgccagTTCTATGGGAAGGGAACGTTGGAATACGGAGTTACATGAGAGCTGTAAAACCCAGCGTTGGGCAACAGTCGGGAGCCAACTGTTAAGCTGACCACTCATGCTGCAATCGGATTGGCCAATTTGGCCACACGTTCAGTGTGGCCAAATTGGCCAATCTGATTGCAGCATGAGTGGTCAGTGTAACAGTAGAACCACGGAAAAGATATATATTACTGCTGTACATACATCATGCAAACACTTGCAGCTATAATAAGGATACACATACGTGGGCTATAGGGATGAATGGGAAAATAAAGACATAGGGATCTATTGTGCTTTGGCACTTTGTGCACCATATTCAGCACCAGTTGAGGGAAGACAGATAAGTGCAatgttgaactacaacccccACGGCCCTTGGAAGCCATCTTAAAGAGCACATTGCTGGCATAATCCATTTGCAGAgcggcagccaatcagatcagcctACACAGGCCAGTATGTATTGTATCATTACCCACAAGCCCTTCTGTTCTACCCACTGAATATAATTACACTTATAATGAAGAGCTGCTAGGTAATGATATAATTGTGCTtatctgtatgtaagtgtaataACCAATACACCAGTTTAGTACAGGGGGGCTATTAGTACAGGGGGGCTACTGACCACCAGCATCACTTACAGGGGAATTGTATCTGGTTAAAAGCCAACTATCACCATAACACAAGTGTTTGTTTTTACCTGTAGCCAGCATGGACTTTCTGGCTACATATTGCCTGGCACACATACCTACTTCCTTCCTGTCATGTGTTTCTAGCTGATTCCTTTGAGCCATGTGATGAtctcatttttctctgtaataataaaacagtacctgtacttgatcccaactaagatataattaccccttattgggggcagaacagccctattggatttatttcatggttaaatgattcccttttctctgtaataataaaacagtacctgtacttgatcccaactaagatataattaccccttattggggcagaacaatcctattgggtttatttaatggttaaatgattcccttttctctgtaataataaaacagtacctgtacttgatcccaactaagatataattaccccttattggggcagaacagccctattgggtttatttaatggttaaatgattcccttttctctgtaataataaaacagtacctgtacttgatcccaactaagatataattaccccttattgggggcagaacagccctattgggtttatttcatggttaaatgattcccttttctctgtaataataaaacagtacctgtacttgatcccaactaagatataattaccccttattgggggcagaacagccctattgggtttatttcatggttaaatgattcccttttctctgtaataataaaacagtacctgtacttgatcccaactaagatataattaccccttattggggcagaacagccctattgggtttatttcatggttaaatgattcccttttctctgtaataataaaacagtatctgtacttgatcccaactaagatataattacccctttttggggggcagaacagccctattgggtttatggatACACCAactccaggatttggttcgggatttggcctttttcagcaggatacgGATTTGTCTGAATCCACGGGGTTCGGCCTAATCTGAAactagtggatttggtgcatcactattctggataacagatcctatacctggaatataaaagggaaatgatgtcttaaagtgacagtgttCCTTTTCTTATCTCCCCAAGTTGTAGGGTTGAGATAGAAGCTTAAGGAAATAGGCAGGTAAATAGGTAACATTCAAAACATtcataaaaaaactataaattattGCCGGTTTTCAAGGTGAGAACACTTGTTTTCTGATGATAATAAGCCTTTAAACAGCCAGGGTGCACGTGTATACAAACCAcaatgttacatatatataatacacattaggtttatatatatattttataaatgttctgGCAAACGTTATTCTGCCCAGGAAGCCTTGTGTCTCTGCATATTTGTGCTGTAAACGTAACTACTGTGCTTATGTGTCAACTCCAGCAAAATGGCGCCCTCCTGTGGCTCATATGTAAACTGAATAGTGTATTCAAACCTGACACAAAACgtaggggggggggtggcagagtGGTGTATTTTTCataaccccccccaacccctttaaaacaagaGACTGAGGGCTGACCCAGTAGAGTCCTATGGTgactaagggtggccatacaccggctGCTCCTCTATGGAATCCGAGCAATCGGCCTGCAGATTCGTACGGCCAACTCTCCATTGTTTGCTCAGCCTCCCAGATAAtaggaacagcaggaagtgaaacctGTGcacttcctcctctgctgctgcaCCAATCACTGAGCGACTCAAAAAATAAATGGGTCAGCGTCGTCCGGCCAATCATACAAAAGCACTGTGTCCGATTCACTTCCTGCCTTCATGGAACCCACTAACGCTGTGACAGATCCACCCAGGACTGTGGGTAGGGGCGAGGTGCATTATATACAGGAGTGGGGGGTGTAGTGCTGTATGTGCTCTAAATCACGTACAAATCAGTAGTTGTGTCCCAGAGGGTTAGGAATAGTCAGTGTGCTTAACAGAACAGTTGGTACGTCCCATTCTTCTCCCCCCACAGACAGTAATGGATGTGCCTGCGGTACAAAGCCATTCCATTCAGAAATgagaattgattttttttgttgagcCTGACCTCGCTGCCACCCCACCGGGGTGTAACCCAGACTGCCGCCTCTATTTGATGTTCTTTAGCAGCGCGGTCCGTGCGTTCACAACCGCTTTAAAGGCATCCTCGCTGCCCGGCGCCACGCACTTGTCCGGGTGAAGCAGCACGGCGAGTTTGCGGTAGGCTTTATTAACCTCATCCCTGCAAAGCATGGAAGGCAGATTTACATCAAAAATAGAATCTCGGCATTTGGTAAAGGTGGTGTCAGTGGTGCAAGTGCGGAAATTGACTAAATTAGTCAGATACAACTGGACTTGGCAATGAGAGGAGCGATCTGTGGCATCAGTGGCACTGAGTTAGGTACTGAATATGtcctgtgtggggtatcagtggcactgggttaggtactgaatatgtcctgtgtggggtatcagtggcactgggttaggtactgaatatgtcctgtgtggggtatcagtggcactgggttaggtactgaatatgtcctgtgtggggtatcagtggcactgggttaggtactgaatgagtcctgtgtggggtatcagtggcactgaGTTAGGTACTGAATGAGtcctgtgtggggtatcagtggcactgaGTTAGGTACTGAATGAGtcctgtgtggggtatcagtggcactgggttaggtactgaatatgtcctgtgtggggtatcagtggcactgggttaggtactgaatgagtcctgtgtggggtatcagtggcactgaGTTAGGTACTGAATGAGtcctgtgtggggtatcagtggcactgggttaggtactgaatatatcctgtgtggggtatcagtggcactgaGTTAGGTACTGAATATGtcctgtgtggggtatcagtggcactgggttaggtactgaatatgtcctgtgtggggtatcagtggcactgaGTTAGGTACTGAATATAtcctgtgtggggtatcagtggcactgggttaggtactgaatatatcctgtgtggggtatcagtggcactgggttaggtactgaatatgtcctgtgtggggtatcagtggcactgggttaggtacTGAATCTGTTAtgtgtggggtatcagtggcactgggttaggtactgaatatgtcctgtgtggggtatcagtggcactgggttaggtacTGAATCTGTTAtgtgtggggtatcagtggcactgggttaggtactgaatgtgtcctgtgtggggtatcagtggcactgggttaggtactgaatgagtcctgtgtggggtatcagtggcactgggttaggtactgaatatgtcctgtgtggggtatcagtggcactgaGTTAGGTACTGAATATAtcctgtgtggggtatcagtggcactgggttaggtactgaatatatcctgtgtggggtatcagtggcactgggttaggtactgaatatgtcctgtgtggggtatcagtggcactgggttaggtacTGAATCTGTTAtgtgtggggtatcagtggcactgggttaggtactgaatatgtcctgtgtggggtatcagtggcactgggttaggtactgaatgtgtcctgtgtggggtatcagtggcactgggttaggtactgaatgtgtcctgtgtggggtatcagtggcactgggttaggtactgaatgtgtcctgtgtggggtatcagtggcactgaGTTAGGTACTGAATATGtcctgtgtggggtatcagtggcactgaGTTAGGTACTGAATATGTCCTGTGTgggggtatcagtggcactgggttaggtactgaatatgtcctgtgtggggtatcagtggcactgaGTTAGGTACTGAATATAtcctgtgtggggtatcagtggcactgggttaggtactgaatatatcctgtgtggggtatcagtggcactgggttaggtactgaatatgtcctgtgtggggtatcagtggcactgggttaggtacTGAATCTGTTAtgtgtggggtatcagtggcactgggttaggtactgaatatgtcctgtgtggggtatcagtggcactgggttaggtacTGAATCTGTTAtgtgtggggtatcagtggcactgggttaggtacTGAATGTGTCCTGTGTGGGGTTtcagtggcactgggttaggtactgaatgagtcctgtgtggggtatcagtggcactgggttaggtactgaatatgtcctgtgtggggtatcagtggcactgaGTTAGGTACTGAATATAtcctgtgtggggtatcagtggcactgggttaggtactgaatatatcctgtgtggggtatcagtggcactgggttaggtactgaatatgtcctgtgtggggtatcagtggcactgggttaggtacTGAATCTGTTAtgtgtggggtatcagtggcactgggttaggtactgaatatgtcctgtgtggggtatcagtggcactgggttaggtactgaatgtgtcctgtgtggggtatcagtggcactgggttaggtactgaatgtgtcctgtgtggggtatcagtggcactgggttaggtactgcagtgtttttcaaccttttttgggccaaggcacacttgtttcatgaaaaaaatcacgaggcacaccaccattagaaaatgttaaaaaatttaactctgtgcccagcagcagtgcccccctagtacattggtgccaagagcagtgcccccctagtacattggtgccagcagcagtgcccccctagtacattggtgccaagagcagtgcccccctagtacattggtgcccagcagcagtgcccccctagtacattggtgccaagagcagtgcccccctagtacattggtgcccagcagcagtgccccccagtacattggtgccaagagccagcccccctagtacattggtgcccagcagcagtgcccccataagtcagtgtgccacgtggccccccctaatacattggtgcccagcagcattttacttctgctcttcggcggcttctctggtggcttcagcagcatcttcgtatccctcaggcgcgccgcctcttcacttctgcctacacgcgaccgcacacaggcccttttataacgttgcaccccgtgcgtaatgacgtcacccgtacacacggggcgcaaccaatgacagggcccggattttattaaagggctactaagaaaaactgtagcatcgccgggccccctttgaaagtaaaaattgcggccctgcctacggcacaccagtcagcatctcgcggcacactagtgtgccgcggaacagtggttgaaaaacgctgaggTACTGAATGTGtcctgtgtggggtatcagtggcactgggttaggtactgaatgtgtcctgtgtggggtatcagtggcactgggttaggtactgaatgtgtcctgtgtggggtatcagtggcactgggttaggtactgaatgtgtcctgtgtggggtatcagtggcactgggttaggtactgaatgtgtcctgtgtggggtatcagtggcactgggttaggtactgaatgtgtcctgtgtggggtatcagtggcactgggttaggtactgaatgagtcctgtgtggggtatcagtggcactgggttaggtactgaatgtgtcctgtgtggggtatcagtggcactgggttaggtactgaatgtgtcctgtgtggggtatcagtggcactgggttaggtactgaatgtgtcctgtgtggggtatcagtggcactgggttaggtactgaatgagtcctgtgtggggtatcagtggcactgggttaggtaTTGAATGTGtcctgtgtggggtatcagtggcactgggttAGTGGCAGCCATTTACCTGAGCATAAGCAGTTTGCCCCGGGCACTTTGCTACCAGTCACCTTTTTAGGTCTAGTGCAGTTAATTCAAAcctacatctgattggttgctatgggttacaagaagCCTTTGGCAAACTCATTATGGTGTATACCCATCACCTGCTACTTCTGCACTGCAGACTTTACCTTGTGGCCCCAGGCTTCACCCCCAGCATGTCCCAGCTGTCCTTGCTGCCACGGATCCTGCGTATTGAATCTGCTTGCTCTTTAGTGAAGCCAATGTTTATGGCCGACACCGGCCTCTTCCCGCCGTTATCACATAAATCCACAATAGCCGAATAAAAGGCCTGAACAAGCAAGAAAAAAGGTAAATTACAACAGAAAacacactactactactactacaatcAGGCCAGTAGAGAACCAAATAGCTTCAAAGCAGCAGCCTTCCATTTTAAAATCCCCttaattactctaaacagcccccagaataccCTTCTACCTGCACGCAGATTCATTTTGTTTCTTTactacaagcagctgaactgcagctcttttacttacttcattgtctagtgtgaagctccgcccctgCAAAGCCCTTTCTGACCACTCCTCCTCTCTCTTGAATATGAAGACCTCAAAAAGTGCCTATTGGGCATCCTCAGAAGGTCATCATAGTCGGAAAGAAAAGGAGGGcttagaaagcaaaaggggcggagcttaATGCTGGACAAGGAAGTTGGTAAAATAGCtgcagttgaactggctgtaataagGAATCTAAATAactctggatgcagggagaaaggtatgttattctgggactgtacagagatttttttttatttttacttattctttaaacagAAGAAGGAGCAGGCTCCATCAGACACAGGCAGGGTTCTCTTTACCAGACATCTGCAATTCTATCCagggtttaaaggggacataaacccctgtaataataatgtatactGTTTAGTTTAATGTAATCATTCAATTAAAGATAATATATAAATCTGCTAATGTTATTTGGGGAGCGGCCATGGCTGctcgggatggggggggggggagatgcaaAACCTCACAGCATATAAAGTGAGAGAAAGGAAGGCGGAGCCTATAatgtatacagaaaaaaaagagagggggattgatcaatgcacattccctggccccctgtttcataagtaacttatatatgctagtgcatgtattgacaaaaagagggtttttttgttacaaaattatgatcataagattggtaagcccccataccacgtcaaggtggCCATCTGGCCCTAAacaggggccagggaatgtgcattgatcaatccccctctcatttttgtatgtttgtagttaatttggccagatcagttacacttccattgtatttgtatactctatttagccttggagtgctcccacaacccccttctggGAGGCTATAATGTACCTGGAACATCTCGTTAATTCCTTCCCCGCTCTGCGCCGACGTTTCAAAATACAGAAATCCTTTGCTCTCAGACCAGAGCCGCCCCTCGCTTTCATCCACGCAGCGGTGCTTTGTGCTGTCAATCTGAAAGGAGGAATCGATTTTAATACCTGCAGTCCGCCAATTCCGACGGCCACTGCCACCCCAGGGTGCCAGAATGATACGTTACGCCTGGCTCATAACGGACGATACACCCGGCTCACAACGGAAGATACGCCCGGCTCATAACGGAAGATACGCCCGGCTCATAACGGACGAGACGCCCGGCTCATAACGGACGAGACGCCCGGCTCATAACGGACGAGACGCCCGGCTCGTAACGGACGATACGCCCGCCCACACCAATAAAGGTTTGGACTAAAATAATACACGTAGGGAAACTTTAAGTGAATCAAATGACTTATGCTCAGAAATCCTATTAGAAGTAACGGTGACCAATTGGCCAAGGTATGATTTCAGATATTTGATTCTTTGCCTAAAATGAGACGTGTGGGCCAGAGAGAAAGTCAGTTGCTTTGCAAAAAAGCGCTATGGATACAAAAGTTAGAAGCCCTGTCCAGGGGCAGAACTGGCCTTCCAACACTTGTGCCAATGTGAATCTGCATTGAAAACTGCATGGGGGGCCCAGCTGCTTGGCCTGTACCTGGGCCAATGGTAACGGTTATATTATTGGCCCTGCCACTTACTTTTTTACattcacaaataaatatataaataaaaaaatttttttttcttaattgtaGGTGACAGCGAGGATACAAAGGATCGGAGACGGATAAGGACGGGCAGATACGTGGCTTTTAACACCACTGCATAATTCCGCTATTGGCAACAGTATTATTGTATGAAAATGAGGCACCACTAGATGGCGGTATATTTaaaggtatacaggtatgggatcccttatccggaaacccgttatccagaaagctccaaattacggaaagcctgtctcccatagactccattttaatcaaataattcagatttttaaaactgattcccttttctctgtaataataaaacagtacctgtacttgatcccaactaagatataattaccccttattggggcagaacagccctattgggtttatttcatggttaaatgattcccttttctctgtaataataaaacagtacctgtacttgatcccaactaagatataattaccccttattgggggcagaacagccctattgggtttatttcatggttaaatgattcccttttctctgtaataataaaacagtacctgtacttgatcccaactaagatataattaccccttattggatgcaaaacaatcctattgagtttaatgttttattattttttagaagacttatatatagagatccaaattacggaaagaccccttatccggaatacccttggtcccgagcattctggataatgggtcctatacctgtacaaagcttTGATGTTGTATGACGCTGTATTGGTGGAGCACCACTCGGAACATTGTCGCTGCCCtgataatgttattaataaagacttttttttaaaaataacagggATCTGAAAGAAAACTGAAGAGGTTAATCTCGGCTACTTCAGGGTGGCTAACCTCCCTGAAATGCGTTTAGTCGCCCAAGTTAGCCAAGATTAACCGCAGGCAAATAACCACCACCCTAAAGACTGAAAACAGATTTGTACATTAGAAAACAGAGAAATGGAGAGAAGTGAGTGGCGCCATTTTGTGCCACAGGGGTCAGTACCTTATTGGCACACACAGCAAAGACAATGTTGTCAATGTTGCCCTGAGAACCAAGCTCCTGTTTCATTTCGGCTAACCAGGCATCTAAAGACTCAAAGGAATCCTTCTGGCCAACATCGTACACCAATATGACACCCTGTGTGTCCTTGTAGAACTCATTGCGAACCTAGGATTAATGAGAAGAGCCATTAGAAACCATAGAGAATGGGCAAGAGtacatttttaaaggcaaagtaaagcgGGACCCCCTATTTGATCTGTTTATCACTGTTCAGTTGAAAATTGGACCCACTAAAATACACAGGAATGTGTGATAcatactgggagctactatcttgcggtgagggggggggggatatcactccaacttgcagcgcagcagtaaagtgtgcctgagtctgagctttcagccagcgctacacattagaactgctttcagctaacctattgtttctcctactcccatgtaactggaggagtcccaagccggacttggatttcttactattgagtgctattctgatacctactgggagctgctatcttgctcccttcccattgttctgctgatcggtgttgggggggaagggggggggggatatcactccaacttgcagcgcagcagtaaagtgtgcctgagtctgagctttcagccagcgctacacattagaactgctttcagctaacctattgtttctcctactcccatgtaactggaggagtcccaagccggacttggatttcttactattgagtgctattctgatacctactgggagctgctatcttgctcccttcccattgttctgctgatcggctgttgggggggaagggggggggggatatcactccaacttgcagcgcagcagtaaagtgtgcctgagtctgagctttcagaaggagccagcgctacacattagaactgctttcagctaacctattgtttctcctactcccatgtaactggggagtcccaagccggacttggatttcttactattgagtgctattctgatacctactgggagctgctatcttgctcccttcccattgttctgctgatcggctgctgggggtgagggggggggatatcactccaacttgcagcgcagcagtaaagtgtgcctgagtctgagctttcagccagcgctacacattagaactgctttcagctaacctattgtttctcctactcccatgtaactggaggagtcccaagccggacttggatttcttactattgagtgctattctgatacctactgggagctgctatcttgctcccttcccattgttctgctgatcggctgttgggggggaagggggggggggatatcactccaacttgcagcgcagcagtaaagtgtgcctgagtctgagctttcagaaggagccagcgctacacattagaactgctttcagctaacctattgtttctcctactcccatgtaactggaggagtcccaa from the Xenopus tropicalis strain Nigerian chromosome 5, UCB_Xtro_10.0, whole genome shotgun sequence genome contains:
- the LOC100486435 gene encoding dnaJ homolog subfamily C member 27, with product METNLQKRKDGRKALRVKVISMGNAEVGKSCIIKRYCEKRFVPKYQATIGIDYGVTKVQLKDREIKVNIFDMAGHPFFYEVRNEFYKDTQGVILVYDVGQKDSFESLDAWLAEMKQELGSQGNIDNIVFAVCANKIDSTKHRCVDESEGRLWSESKGFLYFETSAQSGEGINEMFQAFYSAIVDLCDNGGKRPVSAINIGFTKEQADSIRRIRGSKDSWDMLGVKPGATRDEVNKAYRKLAVLLHPDKCVAPGSEDAFKAVVNARTALLKNIK